The following are encoded together in the Osmia lignaria lignaria isolate PbOS001 chromosome 13, iyOsmLign1, whole genome shotgun sequence genome:
- the LOC117610241 gene encoding ATP-binding cassette sub-family B member 10, mitochondrial isoform X3, whose product MTFHFSNYYFIYRVYLISTAAHRVTQSLRKQLYAGILRQEVAMFDKSSTGEFVGKLSGDTQLVSYALTRNLSDGLRSAVMSVAGVSMMFYVSPKLAVLGLAIVPPIAGLAIVYGRFLKNISTDIQDSLTSLNTIAEERISNIRTVKAFAKEIDEVKRYNFQLENLLKVCYKESLYRGIFFGLTGFSGNAIILSVLYYGGTMVSDLSLTVGSLSAFLIYAAYVGISLNGLSSFYSELNKALGANMRLIELIEREPAIPIGGGKIPENQLSGDIQFQNVNFAYPTRKNAWVLKNFTLNVPKCMVIAIVGSSGCGKSTVASLLLRLYDPNSGCILLDNHDLKSLDPAWVKSQISIVSQEPVLFSGTIRENILYGLEDPTKCDEVEEIAKHAHVLEFTKNMPDGLDTLVGERGITLSGGQRQRVAIARALIKKPTILILDEATSALDAESEHYVQQALEKAVQGRTVLIIAHRFSTIKNADKIVVLNKGQVAESGTYKELRSLSDGYFNKLVQHQTFT is encoded by the exons ATGacgtttcatttttctaattactaCTTCATTTATAG AGTGTATCTAATATCTACCGCCGCGCACAGGGTGACTCAGTCTTTAAGAAAACAATTGTACGCTGGTATTCTTCGTCAAGAGGTGGCAATGTTCGATAAATCCAGTACAGGAGAGTTTGTTGGAAAATTATCTG GAGATACGCAACTGGTTAGTTACGCGTTAACAAGAAATTTATCGGACGGATTGCGTTCCGCTGTTATGAGCGTCGCTGGAGTATCCATGATGTTCTATGTTTCACCTAAATTAGCCGTGCTTGGTCTGGCTATAGTACCACCGATAGCTGGTTTAGCCATAGTTTATGGgcgttttttaaaaaatatttcaaccgaCATACAGGATAGTTTAACGTCGTTAAATACAATAGCCGAAGAAAGGATCAGTAATATAAGGACAGTAAAAGCTTTTGCGAAAGAAATTGATGAAGTTAAacgttataattttcaattagagAATCTGCTCAAAGTATGCTACAAAGAGAGTTTATATAGAGGAATATTTTTTGGATTAACCGGTTTCTCAGGAAACGCGATCATCCTGTCTGTTTTATATTACGGTGGAACTATGGTTTCCGACTTGTCGCTCACGGTTGGAAGCTTAAGCGCTTTCTTAATATATGCCGCATACGTAGGAATATCATTGAATGGATTATCTTCATTTTATAGCGAATTAAACAAAGCGTTAGGTGCAAACATgcgtttaattgaattaatcGAAAGAGAACCAGCAATACCTATTGGCGGTGGTAAAATTCCGGAAAATCAATTATCAGGTGATATTcaattccaaaatgttaattttGCTTATCCTACGAGGAAGAATGCGTgggttttgaaaaattttactttgaacGTTCCAAAATGTATGGTGATCGCTATCGTTGGATCGTCAGGTTGTGGAAAATCTACAGTAGCATCGCTATTGTTAAGACTTTATGATCCGAATTCAGGATGTATACTTTTAGACAATCATGATCTTAAGTCTCTCGATCCTGCCTGGGTGAAATCACAGATCAGTATTGTTTCTCAGGAACCTGTTCTCTTTAGTGGAACGATAAGAGAAAATATATTATACGGATTAGAAGATCCAACAAAATGTGACGAGGTGGAAGAAATTGCGAAACATGCTCACGTTTTGGAATTTACAAAGAACATGCCGGATGGTTTGGATACGTTAGTCGGAGAAAGGGGCATTACCCTTAGCGGCGGACAGCGACAAAGAGTTGCTATTGCCAGAGCATTGATAAAG AAACCAACAATTTTAATTCTGGACGAAGCGACGAGTGCGTTAGATGCTGAAAGTGAACATTATGTACAGCAAGCTTTAGAAAAAGCTGTTCAAGGTCGAACAGTGTTAATTATAGCCCATAGATTTAGCACGATCAAAAATGCTGACAAGATCGTGGTTTT
- the Nup98-96 gene encoding nuclear pore complex protein Nup98-96: MFGQSGNTSFSGFNTATQSSPFGQSAFGKPITTTSFGTCTAPVFGSSNTSLFTSKPAGSTTGGLFGNTTTSPAFTQPSFGGFGTTNTNTNLFGSQQNAGTNLFGTSTPTSAFGQSNKPAGFSFGSTSGTNLFGQPQQSTQQTTPFGQSNTTGNTNLFGTTPGFGSTNTTTTGMTGTVVKFTPVITTDSMSKNGISHTISARHCCIASMKEYESKCYEELRFEDYSVGRKGPSTGIFGTPAQPSPFGNAGAGTSTATTGFGGMSSGFGTTTQSGSSGLFGKPMTNFGTPSTTATNNFAFSSTPGTNLFGSNTQNKPFGTAAPTPLFATSNTNQTAGTGFGVINTAQNPSFGSTFGSTQPNQSIGLFNQNKSAFNVPSTSSSTGFAGFGQTAAINTGTTLFGAKATGTTGFGTAPTFGSTTSSTFGSTPGFTAGQNPGSSLFNTSFKPAGQTPGFSFGSTSAPTTGLGTNTGLTLGSGTSLFGQQKPGGLFGNTGGNTTFNSSASFGSSTFGTNLNVGSGVGMGLIGTTGAANNQTKSSGTVPVHQQILALVSAPFGDSPLLKNLLPASGKTEELLKPSNAPSKILNGPQYKVTADNKSPKIKAKVVTPAQLSKKSMFEGLEEEDPLSEAFQPRPNAKRLVLRPKSISNSIVSSPTENSQTTEKHVEASGKVEERNSLTNSYIENTTIETVDKENHNQDSNRQLTNDRRSSSSWLKTSLTRNSTGKNSDEEIFEGGQRSQRTQRTQRSQRSFSGSNLSSEEVINNTVTELRSYGNATPSNRGCSETNAILDTSLKNNSSLVDKTCRESVTENTDSSHELDDSSSFSTSETCNWKTNAANITLKRAGYYTIPPLDKLDDYIRGESCVVPNFTIGREGYGNVYFPDSFDIYGLNLDEIVHFRHKEVIIYPDDEKKPPVGQGLNRKAQVTLDRVWPHDKSLHKPITDPRRLVTIDYEEKLRRVSAKHDTRFLEYRPETGSWVFKVDHFSKYGLSDSDEDDSNGPTINDPKRLKLSRADQQKTATKLEQSKAPSKDVVTTQNGNRGSADLLDLNAHRVPRRSIGDYNREKQLPISPTGDNARILGTDSHKLQLMKASFFDGDDEEINETYDQESNRALFLASYKSSTMRCFVDSAEKPEEDQSPTLRSNLTIRRTPSIIYEEPIVSKTGRKLKRSTDVVSTKSSIIYGKSFPDPTVTPVTAILKLRSEVIPFSRSIIYMLESRCIAGTGIQFGRMFKPSWGRGLTLLTLSTQGQALKVSLHSPFKEIGCYVDGRSPEDTSSVAIVQRIEILGGSGTDEKHIERFKKSIEGHLKLQLSQRLMGQEADCPMFVVDTDTTKASIALHDHCSLAEEFADRFTTDCYAAYVVNVWKLCVALWGTLPDINAENTGGHAVAVARREAIGEWLQNFIRRTLEQRENTNISNDEKILLLLSAFELEEACESARKLGDHCLALLMAQLRSGMAVKTLIKEQIALWQDAGIEENIPLERLKLFALVAGEPLVSSKHGLVINVCEGLDWKRALAVHLWYFSSPVASIRDALELYENSFDTGKTEYAYATAPKPEYKGDDYEIEITNGKAIYDLCFHLLKLFCTGNHGLGELLNPATHTVDPLDYRLSWLMQQVLLALGYSHLSEHVATLTHINFATQLEAHGLWHWAIFVMLHISDADKRKTAVINLLQRHVEIEDREDYVEEEKFLTEELGIPSIWIHRAKAVKSCVAKRYGKAAFYLIKAEQWNTAHEIIIEHLAADAIINENYEYLRHLLRPLIPSECNSTISGWSCQGQLLWEYMEITMDIECLLRGVDPRGINSKLESVKQRLKQLSFNINHFPCPTAKHRLCQAEIAKRTLHLARSLLQSNGCKSTSMLQLVSELPLPEDYAQQELRPIVNMRVYENIYQQG; the protein is encoded by the exons ATGTTTGGGCAATCGGGAAATACGTCGTTCA GTGGTTTCAATACAGCAACACAATCCAGTCCGTTCGGACAGTCTGCGTTTGGTAAACCGATAACTACTACAAGCTTTGGTACTTGCACAGCACCGGTCTTTGGTAGCAGCAATACTTCTCTGTTTACCTCAAAGCCTGCAGGCTCTACCACTGGTGGCCTGTTTGGTAATACTACAACATCACCTGCATTTACTCAACCATCTTTTGGAG GATTTGGTACAACCAATACAAACACCAATTTATTTGGTAGTCAGCAGAATGCAGGGACAAATCTTTTCGGTACAAGTACACCAACTTCTGCATTTGGCCAATCGAATAAACCAGCAGGTTTTAGTTTTGGCTCAACTTCTGGAACAAATTTGTTCGGACAGCCCCAACAGTCAACTCAACAAACTACACCTTTTGGACAAAGTAACACAACTGGAAACACAAATTTATTTGGTACAACACCTGGTTTCGGCAGTACAAATACTACTACCACGGGTATGACGGGTACTGTGGTTAAGTTTACTCCCGTCATTACTACCGATTCTATGTCAAAAAATGGTATATCTCATACAATATCGGCGAGACATTGCTGTATCGCATCGATGAAAGAATACGAATCAAAGTGTTACGAGGAATTACGTTTTGAAGATTATTCCGTTGGACGTAAAG GGCCCAGTACTGGGATTTTCGGTACACCTGCGCAGCCTTCACCTTTTGGCAATGCAGGGGCAGGTACTAGTACAGCAACAACGG gtTTCGGTGGAATGAGCAGCGGATTTGGAACAACCACTCAATCCGGATCGAGCGGTCTATTCGGAAAACCGATGACGAATTTTGGAACACCTTCGACTACAGCTACGAATAATTTTGCTTTCAGTTCTACTCCAGGCACGAATCTGTTTGGTAGTAACACTCAAAACAAACCATTTGGTA CGGCAGCGCCAACACCGCTATTCGCAACCAGCAATACCAACCAAACTGCTGGTACAGGTTTTGGTGTGATTAATACGGCACAAAACCCCAGTTTCGGATCCACATTTGGCTCGACGCAACCGAACCAG AGTATCGGTCTGTTCAATCAAAACAAATCAGCTTTCAACGTACCATCCACGTCATCTAGCACTGGATTCGCCGGGTTTGGTCAAACGGCAGCCATTAATACGGGTACAACTTTATTCGGTGCTAAAGCAACTGGAACGACAGGATTCGGAACAGCACCTACTTTCGGTTCGACCACATCGTCCACTTTTGGAAGTACACCAGGTTTCACCGCTGGTCAAAACCCCGGTTCGTCATTGTTTAACACATCTTTTAAACCTGCGGGACAAACGCCTGGATTCTCTTTTGGTTCTACGTCCGCGCCTACTACTGGACTTG GTACGAATACAGGTTTGACATTAGGCAGTGGTACTAGCTTGTTTGGGCAACAAAAACCAGGAGGCTTGTTCGGTAATACCGGAGGCAACACAACCTTTAATTCATCGGCGTCTTTTGGTTCATCAACTTTCGGAACTAATTTAAACGTAGGAAGTGGCGTTGGAATGGGTTTAATCGGTACCACCGG AGCCGCGAACAATCAAACAAAAAGTTCAGGAACCGTGCCAGTGCATCAACAAATTTTGGCCTTAGTATCTGCACCATTTGGTGATTCACCGTTGTTAAAAAATCTTTTACCG GCTTCCGGTAAAACGGAAGAATTATTGAAACCCTCAAATGCACCTTCTAAGATACTGAATGGACCTCAATACAAAGTTACAGCAGATAACAAATCTCCAAAAATCAAAGCTAAGGTTGTCACTCCTGCACAATTATCGAAG AAATCAATGTTCGAAGGTCTCGAAGAGGAAGATCCACTATCCGAAGCGTTTCAACCCCGTCCAAATGCAAAGCGTTTAGTCTTACGTCCAAAGTCAATATCAAATTCGATAGTTTCGTCGCCAACGGAAAATTCGCAGACAACTGAGAAACATGTAGAAGCCTCTGGGAAAGTTGAAGAAAGAAACAGTTTGACAAATTCGTATATCGAAAACACAACAATCGAAACGGTGGATAAAGAAAATCATAATCAGGATAGTAATCGGCAGTTAACAAACGATCGAAGGTCGTCTTCGTCTTGGTTGAAAACGAGTCTTACGCGTAATTCGACGGGGAAAAATTCGGACGAGGAGATATTCGAGGGGGGGCAACGTTCGCAACGTACGCAACGTACGCAACGTTCGCAACGTTCCTTTTCCGGCTCGAATTTGTCGTCCGAAGAGGTGATAAACAATACCGTTACCGAATTACGATCTTACGGTAACGCTACTCCATCGAATCGCGGCTGTTCCGAAACGAACGCGATTCTCGATAcgtctttgaaaaataattcttctCTGGTCGATAAAACGTGTCGAGAGAGTGTAACAGAAAATACCGATTCGAGTCACGAATTGGACGACAGTAGTTCATTCTCGACGAGTGAAACGTGCAATTGGAAAACGAACGCAGCTAATATAACATTGAAACGCGCCGGCTACTATACGATTCCGCCTCTCGATAAATTGGATGATTATATTCGCGGGGAAAGTTGCGTTGTACCGAATTTCACGATTGGTCGGGAAGGATACGGAAACGTATATTTCCCCGATTCGTTCGACATATACGGTCTGAATTTAGACGAAATTGTACATTTTCGACACAAGGAAGTTATCATTTATCCGGACGACGAGAAAAAACCTCCGGTTGGCCAGGGATTGAATCGAAAAGCTCAAGTTACTTTGGATCGAGTCTGGCCACACGATAAATCATTGCACAAACCTATTACCGATCCTCGCCGATTGGTTACAATCGATTACGAAGAAAAGTTACGAAGAGTATCCGCGAAACACGACACTAGATTTCTCGAGTACCGACCCGAAACTGGTTCATGGGTCTTCAAG GTGGATCATTTTTCTAAATACGGTTTGAGCGATTCGGACGAAGATGACAGTAACGGGCCTACGATAAACGATCCGAAAAGATTAAAACTATCCAGAGCGGATCAACAGAAAACCGCAACAAAGTTGGAACAATCAAAAGCACCG agTAAGGACGTTGTCACGACTCAGAATGGGAACAGAGGTAGTGCAGATCTTTTGGATTTAAATGCGCATCGAGTTCCAAGACGCAGCATAG GAGATTACAATCGTGAAAAGCAATTACCGATAAGTCCGACTGGTGATAATGCCCGTATTTTGGGCACTGATAGTCATAAATTACAACTGATGAAGGCCAGTTTCTTCGACGGTGACGATGAAGAGATCAACGAAACTTACGATCAAG aaTCGAATCGTGCCTTATTCCTAGCTAGTTACAAAAGTAGTACTATGAGATGTTTCGTGGATAGTGCGGAAAAACCGGAGGAGGATCAAAGTCCGACGTTGCGATCAAATTTAACGATTCGTCGCACACCGTCCATTATTTACGAAGAACCGATAGTTTCGAAGACAG GTAGGAAATTAAAACGGTCGACGGACGTTGTATCTACGAAATCATCGATCATTTATGGAAAAAGCTTTCCTGATCCAACGGTAACTCCGGTGACAGCGATTTTGAAATTGCGTTCCGAAGTGATTCCGTTTTCGAGGTCTATTATATATATGCTAGAATCACGATGTATTGCTGGCACCG GCATACAATTCGGAAGGATGTTTAAACCAAGCTGGGGACGTGGCTTAACATTGCTGACGTTAAGTACGCAAGGACAGGCGCTGAAAGTATCGTTGCACAGCCCTTTCAAAGAAATCGGATGTTACGTGGACGGTCGTTCTCCAGAAGATACATCGTCCGTCGCGATCGTTCAACGGATTGAAATTTTGGGTGGCAGTGGAACGGACGAAAAACATATCGAGAGATTCAAG AAAAGCATAGAAGGGCATCTAAAACTGCAGTTGTCGCAACGTCTAATGGGTCAGGAAGCAGACTGTCCAATGTTTGTCGTGGATACAGATACTACTAAAGCGAGCATCGCTTTGCACGATCATTGTAGCTTAGCCGAAGAGTTTGCTGATCGATTTACCACGGATTGTTACGCAGCGTACGTTGTTAACGTTTGGAAGCTCTGCGTAGCTCTTTGGGGCACTCTCCCGGACATAAACGCAG AAAATACAGGAGGTCATGCCGTTGCAGTAGCACGTCGAGAGGCTATCGGGGAGTggttacaaaattttatacgaCGGACGCTCGAACAAAGAGAAAATACGAACATTAGCAACGACGAAAAGATACTACTTTTGTTGTCGG CTTTCGAATTGGAGGAAGCGTGTGAAAGCGCGCGAAAACTAGGTGATCATTGTTTAGCACTATTAATGGCACAGTTACGCAGCGGAATGGCTGTGAAAACGTTAATAAAAGAACAAATCGCTTTATGGCAAGATGCCGGTATCGAGGAAAATATACCGTTGGAACGATTGAAACTTTTCGCATTGGTGGCGGGCGAGCCGTTGGTGTCCAGTAAACATGGACTTGTTATTAACGTTTGCGAAGGTCTCGATTGGAAAAGGGCACTGGCTGTGCATTTATG GTATTTTTCATCTCCAGTTGCTTCGATAAGAGACGCGTTAGAGTTGTACGAGAACTCGTTTGACACAGGCAAGACGGAATACGCTTACGCAACAGCACCGAAACCCGAATACAAAGGCGACGATTACGAGATTGAAATAACGAACGGGAAAGCAATATACGATCTTTGTTTTCatctattgaaattattttgtacCGGTAATCATGGTTTGGGTGAGCTGTTGAATCCAGCGACGCACACCGTCGATCCGTTGGATTATAGATTGag CTGGTTGATGCAGCAGGTGCTGTTAGCTTTAGGTTATTCACACCTTTCGGAACACGTTGCCACTTTAACGCATATCAATTTCGCGACCCAGTTGGAAGCACACGGTCTTTGGCATTGGGCTATATTCGTGATGTTACATATAAGCGATGCGGATAAAAGGAAAACTGCGGTAATCAATTTGTTGCAACGACACGTCGAAATAGAAGATAGAGAGGATTACGTGGAAGAAGAGAAATTTTTAACGGAAGAACTGGGTATACCTTCGATCTGGATTCACCGAGCCAAGGCTGTAAAGAGTTGCGTGGCCAAAAG ATACGGGAAAGCAGCATTTTACTTGATCAAGGCGGAACAGTGGAATACCGCGCATGAAATTATTATCGAACATTTGGCAGCGGATGCTATAATAAACG aaaattacgAATATTTGCGGCACTTGTTACGTCCGTTGATTCCTTCGGAATGTAACAGCACTATAAGCGGATGGAGCTGTCAAGGACAACTGCTTTGGGAATATATGGAGATAACCATGGACATTGAATGTTTGTTACGCGGTGTTGATCCTCGTGGAATAAATAGTAAATTGGAGTCGGTGAAACAGCGATTGAAACAGCTTTCTTTCAACATCAATCACTTTCCATGCCCAACGGCTAAACACAG ACTGTGTCAAGCGGAAATAGCAAAAAGGACATTGCATTTGGCTAGAAGTTTGTTGCAATCGAACGGATGTAAGTCTACCTCGATGCTTCAACTGGTATCTGAATTGCCATTGCCAGAAGATTACGCTCAACAGGAGCTTCGTCCTATAGTTAATATGCGTgtatatgaaaatatatatcAACAAGGGTAG
- the LOC117610241 gene encoding ATP-binding cassette sub-family B member 10, mitochondrial isoform X2 — MAVPFSLGKLIDIVYTTEKERMKEKLNQLCIILFGVFLVGGICNFCRVYLISTAAHRVTQSLRKQLYAGILRQEVAMFDKSSTGEFVGKLSGDTQLVSYALTRNLSDGLRSAVMSVAGVSMMFYVSPKLAVLGLAIVPPIAGLAIVYGRFLKNISTDIQDSLTSLNTIAEERISNIRTVKAFAKEIDEVKRYNFQLENLLKVCYKESLYRGIFFGLTGFSGNAIILSVLYYGGTMVSDLSLTVGSLSAFLIYAAYVGISLNGLSSFYSELNKALGANMRLIELIEREPAIPIGGGKIPENQLSGDIQFQNVNFAYPTRKNAWVLKNFTLNVPKCMVIAIVGSSGCGKSTVASLLLRLYDPNSGCILLDNHDLKSLDPAWVKSQISIVSQEPVLFSGTIRENILYGLEDPTKCDEVEEIAKHAHVLEFTKNMPDGLDTLVGERGITLSGGQRQRVAIARALIKKPTILILDEATSALDAESEHYVQQALEKAVQGRTVLIIAHRFSTIKNADKIVVLNKGQVAESGTYKELRSLSDGYFNKLVQHQTFT, encoded by the exons ATGGCTGTACCTTTTTCTTTAGGAAAATTGATTGATATCGTTTATACAACTGAAAAAGAACGTATGAAAGAAAAACTGAATCAATTATGCATTATTTTGTTTGGAGTATTCCTTGTCGGAGGTATATGTAATTTTTGTAGAGTGTATCTAATATCTACCGCCGCGCACAGGGTGACTCAGTCTTTAAGAAAACAATTGTACGCTGGTATTCTTCGTCAAGAGGTGGCAATGTTCGATAAATCCAGTACAGGAGAGTTTGTTGGAAAATTATCTG GAGATACGCAACTGGTTAGTTACGCGTTAACAAGAAATTTATCGGACGGATTGCGTTCCGCTGTTATGAGCGTCGCTGGAGTATCCATGATGTTCTATGTTTCACCTAAATTAGCCGTGCTTGGTCTGGCTATAGTACCACCGATAGCTGGTTTAGCCATAGTTTATGGgcgttttttaaaaaatatttcaaccgaCATACAGGATAGTTTAACGTCGTTAAATACAATAGCCGAAGAAAGGATCAGTAATATAAGGACAGTAAAAGCTTTTGCGAAAGAAATTGATGAAGTTAAacgttataattttcaattagagAATCTGCTCAAAGTATGCTACAAAGAGAGTTTATATAGAGGAATATTTTTTGGATTAACCGGTTTCTCAGGAAACGCGATCATCCTGTCTGTTTTATATTACGGTGGAACTATGGTTTCCGACTTGTCGCTCACGGTTGGAAGCTTAAGCGCTTTCTTAATATATGCCGCATACGTAGGAATATCATTGAATGGATTATCTTCATTTTATAGCGAATTAAACAAAGCGTTAGGTGCAAACATgcgtttaattgaattaatcGAAAGAGAACCAGCAATACCTATTGGCGGTGGTAAAATTCCGGAAAATCAATTATCAGGTGATATTcaattccaaaatgttaattttGCTTATCCTACGAGGAAGAATGCGTgggttttgaaaaattttactttgaacGTTCCAAAATGTATGGTGATCGCTATCGTTGGATCGTCAGGTTGTGGAAAATCTACAGTAGCATCGCTATTGTTAAGACTTTATGATCCGAATTCAGGATGTATACTTTTAGACAATCATGATCTTAAGTCTCTCGATCCTGCCTGGGTGAAATCACAGATCAGTATTGTTTCTCAGGAACCTGTTCTCTTTAGTGGAACGATAAGAGAAAATATATTATACGGATTAGAAGATCCAACAAAATGTGACGAGGTGGAAGAAATTGCGAAACATGCTCACGTTTTGGAATTTACAAAGAACATGCCGGATGGTTTGGATACGTTAGTCGGAGAAAGGGGCATTACCCTTAGCGGCGGACAGCGACAAAGAGTTGCTATTGCCAGAGCATTGATAAAG AAACCAACAATTTTAATTCTGGACGAAGCGACGAGTGCGTTAGATGCTGAAAGTGAACATTATGTACAGCAAGCTTTAGAAAAAGCTGTTCAAGGTCGAACAGTGTTAATTATAGCCCATAGATTTAGCACGATCAAAAATGCTGACAAGATCGTGGTTTT
- the LOC117610241 gene encoding ATP-binding cassette sub-family B member 10, mitochondrial isoform X1 — MTLVWRLFTRNIASRKIDFHKSSVVHKQLFYTCSKPLIRIYGKTCVFSPLRYHGSSTLERKVLNSTVQTIARKKISDFKSLFMLAVPEKWRLFGAITFLLISSAITMAVPFSLGKLIDIVYTTEKERMKEKLNQLCIILFGVFLVGGICNFCRVYLISTAAHRVTQSLRKQLYAGILRQEVAMFDKSSTGEFVGKLSGDTQLVSYALTRNLSDGLRSAVMSVAGVSMMFYVSPKLAVLGLAIVPPIAGLAIVYGRFLKNISTDIQDSLTSLNTIAEERISNIRTVKAFAKEIDEVKRYNFQLENLLKVCYKESLYRGIFFGLTGFSGNAIILSVLYYGGTMVSDLSLTVGSLSAFLIYAAYVGISLNGLSSFYSELNKALGANMRLIELIEREPAIPIGGGKIPENQLSGDIQFQNVNFAYPTRKNAWVLKNFTLNVPKCMVIAIVGSSGCGKSTVASLLLRLYDPNSGCILLDNHDLKSLDPAWVKSQISIVSQEPVLFSGTIRENILYGLEDPTKCDEVEEIAKHAHVLEFTKNMPDGLDTLVGERGITLSGGQRQRVAIARALIKKPTILILDEATSALDAESEHYVQQALEKAVQGRTVLIIAHRFSTIKNADKIVVLNKGQVAESGTYKELRSLSDGYFNKLVQHQTFT, encoded by the exons ATGACGCTTGTTTGGAGATTATTCACGAGAAATATTGCTTCGAGAAAAATAGATTTTCATAAATCTTCAGTGGTgcataaacaattattttatacatgTTCGAAACCGTTGATCAGGATCTATGGAAAAACATGTGTATTTTCTCCGTTAAGATATCACGGAAGCAGTACCTTAGAAAGAAAAGTTTTAAACTCTACCGTGCAAACTATCGCACGAAAGAAAATATCAGATTTTAAAAGTTTGTTTATGTTAGCAGTACCTGAAAAATGGAGGTTATTTGGTGCAATCACATTTTTACTGATTTCATCTGCTATCACAATGGCTGTACCTTTTTCTTTAGGAAAATTGATTGATATCGTTTATACAACTGAAAAAGAACGTATGAAAGAAAAACTGAATCAATTATGCATTATTTTGTTTGGAGTATTCCTTGTCGGAGGTATATGTAATTTTTGTAGAGTGTATCTAATATCTACCGCCGCGCACAGGGTGACTCAGTCTTTAAGAAAACAATTGTACGCTGGTATTCTTCGTCAAGAGGTGGCAATGTTCGATAAATCCAGTACAGGAGAGTTTGTTGGAAAATTATCTG GAGATACGCAACTGGTTAGTTACGCGTTAACAAGAAATTTATCGGACGGATTGCGTTCCGCTGTTATGAGCGTCGCTGGAGTATCCATGATGTTCTATGTTTCACCTAAATTAGCCGTGCTTGGTCTGGCTATAGTACCACCGATAGCTGGTTTAGCCATAGTTTATGGgcgttttttaaaaaatatttcaaccgaCATACAGGATAGTTTAACGTCGTTAAATACAATAGCCGAAGAAAGGATCAGTAATATAAGGACAGTAAAAGCTTTTGCGAAAGAAATTGATGAAGTTAAacgttataattttcaattagagAATCTGCTCAAAGTATGCTACAAAGAGAGTTTATATAGAGGAATATTTTTTGGATTAACCGGTTTCTCAGGAAACGCGATCATCCTGTCTGTTTTATATTACGGTGGAACTATGGTTTCCGACTTGTCGCTCACGGTTGGAAGCTTAAGCGCTTTCTTAATATATGCCGCATACGTAGGAATATCATTGAATGGATTATCTTCATTTTATAGCGAATTAAACAAAGCGTTAGGTGCAAACATgcgtttaattgaattaatcGAAAGAGAACCAGCAATACCTATTGGCGGTGGTAAAATTCCGGAAAATCAATTATCAGGTGATATTcaattccaaaatgttaattttGCTTATCCTACGAGGAAGAATGCGTgggttttgaaaaattttactttgaacGTTCCAAAATGTATGGTGATCGCTATCGTTGGATCGTCAGGTTGTGGAAAATCTACAGTAGCATCGCTATTGTTAAGACTTTATGATCCGAATTCAGGATGTATACTTTTAGACAATCATGATCTTAAGTCTCTCGATCCTGCCTGGGTGAAATCACAGATCAGTATTGTTTCTCAGGAACCTGTTCTCTTTAGTGGAACGATAAGAGAAAATATATTATACGGATTAGAAGATCCAACAAAATGTGACGAGGTGGAAGAAATTGCGAAACATGCTCACGTTTTGGAATTTACAAAGAACATGCCGGATGGTTTGGATACGTTAGTCGGAGAAAGGGGCATTACCCTTAGCGGCGGACAGCGACAAAGAGTTGCTATTGCCAGAGCATTGATAAAG AAACCAACAATTTTAATTCTGGACGAAGCGACGAGTGCGTTAGATGCTGAAAGTGAACATTATGTACAGCAAGCTTTAGAAAAAGCTGTTCAAGGTCGAACAGTGTTAATTATAGCCCATAGATTTAGCACGATCAAAAATGCTGACAAGATCGTGGTTTT